Proteins from one Thermococcus sp. M36 genomic window:
- a CDS encoding nucleotidyltransferase domain-containing protein has protein sequence MSSWEALEKFLKPWKEKDFVEAALLTGSYAVGLQTRYSDVDVYIVLSDDVEWRERGNVVIDGTLIEYFANPARQIRHYFEKEFAQNSRATARIIVIGKVLFDRTGIAEVLKAEALEYMKRPFERPDETWVEVAKYSLWDMLDSLNDAGERGDPSFHYLYHLALHRALEVYSKFLGLEVPPASKVYRLFSDEGFRKAYMFEEFPDGEFVKLFLKALERCETRNLEEVITHVFEGMGGFDIDGWRLRTKVEV, from the coding sequence ATGAGCAGCTGGGAGGCACTTGAAAAGTTCCTGAAGCCATGGAAGGAAAAAGATTTCGTTGAGGCCGCTCTGCTAACTGGAAGTTATGCAGTTGGGCTACAGACCAGATACTCCGATGTGGACGTTTACATCGTGCTCTCCGATGACGTGGAATGGAGGGAGAGGGGAAACGTCGTTATAGATGGGACTTTAATTGAGTACTTCGCAAACCCGGCGAGGCAGATCAGGCACTACTTTGAGAAGGAGTTTGCCCAGAACAGCCGGGCCACCGCGAGGATTATAGTAATTGGGAAAGTGCTCTTTGACAGGACTGGAATAGCTGAGGTTCTAAAGGCGGAAGCGCTGGAATACATGAAGAGACCCTTTGAACGGCCCGATGAGACATGGGTGGAAGTAGCCAAGTACTCCCTCTGGGACATGCTCGACAGCCTGAATGACGCCGGGGAGAGGGGAGACCCCAGCTTCCACTACCTCTACCATCTGGCACTCCACAGGGCCCTTGAGGTCTACTCCAAGTTTTTGGGCTTGGAGGTTCCCCCTGCGAGCAAAGTTTACCGGCTTTTCAGCGACGAAGGGTTTAGAAAGGCGTACATGTTTGAGGAATTTCCAGATGGAGAGTTCGTGAAGCTGTTCCTGAAGGCCCTTGAGAGGTGCGAGACCAGAAACCTTGAGGAAGTGATAACCCACGTCTTTGAGGGGATGGGCGGTTTTGACATCGATGGCTGGCGGCTGAGGACTAAGGTTGAAGTTTAG
- a CDS encoding nuclease-related domain-containing protein — MLYTHERASKHREKFKKLMLVTLALFGLGLIFPLLLIGALMMLLISLKEYNTYKAWQKGFEGESKVIDELYIPGSILLSDIHLPGKKGNIDHVLVSSRGVFVLETKNYSGEYWVSGDTWKTRGYGRRRRGKIAVRSPAVEVKKEATAVSSFLKKKLRREYTVHPIIVLTGDAKIHGIKSSEIPILHLEDVPVYINKFPNVLTQRDIFEISQTLEEYAAHIKDMRTATGE, encoded by the coding sequence GTGCTATATACACACGAAAGGGCCTCCAAACATCGAGAGAAATTCAAAAAGCTCATGTTGGTAACACTAGCACTGTTTGGATTAGGTTTGATATTTCCTCTGCTTCTTATCGGAGCTTTAATGATGCTTTTGATAAGTCTTAAGGAGTACAACACGTATAAAGCTTGGCAAAAGGGATTTGAAGGGGAATCAAAAGTAATTGATGAGCTTTACATACCAGGTAGCATTCTTTTGTCGGACATTCACCTTCCAGGCAAGAAAGGCAATATCGATCACGTTCTGGTAAGCAGTAGAGGAGTGTTCGTTCTTGAAACAAAGAACTATTCTGGCGAGTATTGGGTTAGTGGAGATACTTGGAAAACGAGGGGATATGGCAGAAGACGGCGGGGCAAAATTGCAGTGAGAAGTCCTGCAGTAGAAGTCAAAAAAGAAGCTACGGCGGTTTCTTCCTTTCTTAAAAAGAAGCTCAGGAGAGAATACACCGTCCATCCTATTATTGTCCTTACTGGGGATGCAAAGATACATGGAATTAAAAGTTCAGAGATTCCAATACTCCATTTGGAAGACGTCCCTGTGTACATCAACAAGTTTCCTAACGTGCTCACTCAAAGGGATATTTTTGAGATATCTCAAACACTGGAAGAGTATGCAGCTCACATAAAAGATATGAGAACGGCAACTGGGGAGTGA